A window of Phragmites australis chromosome 2, lpPhrAust1.1, whole genome shotgun sequence genomic DNA:
attatttttctagTTTGGTGAATATAAATGTACATATACAGTATGGTTTGGCAGATACAGTATACAATATTTGCTTATACAGACGATCCATTTGttagtataaaaaaaatcatatttatatgAGTAATTATTTATAATCTTAACTATTATAATTTATCCAGATTCGatcaatcaaacaaaaactcaACCCAGATTATCCATGCAGATAcaataaactattttttaataaatatgagcTGCTCAATATTTATATATAGTTCATATAAATAAAACACGTACACAACCAATCATAACCTTAGGaactaagggtctgtttggctGCTCGGCTCCCGCTGTCCTGACTCTGCGCGTGCAACTCAAACAGGCTCGTACAGGTGTTTGGTTGCTCAACTGGCTCCGCGCGTGCAGCTGGTGCCTTTTGACGGGTATTTGGTTGGCTACGCGTGCTCGCACGAGATAGTTCCCACCGATGTAAAAACACTGTGCAACCTGGCTCCGCGGATACGAATGAAATTCGCGTTTCTCGCGAGCCAGGCCGGCAGGAGCAGGCTCTGTTcgtggagatttttttttaattttagttttttgaaactaatattttaataacagcaCGTGGGCATCTAAATTTTTAGGAACTAGCTCCTTTTGTCACGCCAAAGTGCCTAGCGTGATCAAAGTGGTCACGCTGACGGAAACCCCAGCACCTTTACACGTGGGTTCGACGTGGCAGCCTGAGTAtgaaatagtatgaaatgataaaaatgcatataaatggagcattgcgaAAAAACTTActtttttcaccaagtaacctagggttggaaataattttagaaattattatgccatatgagaggaatattattgaattttctcatatttttgggaatttatttgagaccttaaaaattgctagaatttctaaaagtagctatttttggagtttttattttgaaacctagatggggtattgaggtgaatccttttaaaatagattcatcgtgaattataggacatatagaaaaagtttcataaattttagagtacgaCAACCTCACTGCTCAAATAAAGAGAGTGGAAAGAGACCGATTGAAATCGCTAAAAACACTGTTTGTTCACAGAAAATACTGCTGCCATGTCGAATCCACGTATAAATACGCCGAGATTTCTGTCAGCATAGCCACTTTGATCACACCAATGAATATGACAATAAATACGTCAATGAATATAGTGTGACTACATTGAAGAATCACGTCAGACACTTTGACGTGATAAAAGAGACTTAGTtataaaattttagatatcCACGtgctgttattaaaatattaatttaaaaaaactaaaataaaaaaatcctgtTCGTGCAACGTAAACGTGCAGCTATCTAAACACGCCCTAAAAGAATTTGGGGGTGGGGGAGAACCAATGCGAGTTTTATGTGATGTGTCATGCCTGCTGATAGTTAACATGTTCTGTAGAGCCGATGTTGCTAATTCACACTGGCGAATCGATAAACTCGCGCCCTTTTCTAACAGCTCCcttcttttcttattttaaaACTTATTTTCCTCCGTGTTTTCCAATTTTCGgaatttttcaaaaaacatttctgcaaaatttttgagaaaaCTTTTCTAGAAAAAGCTTAGCTCaaatttttaaagaaaaaaaataaaaaaacaatcaaGAAAAAGTTATTAAGAAAATTTTTATATCAGGACACTAGCGCGTCCGTGAAATAGGATTTTCGAGAAAGAGCTACAACGATCACAAAATTGCTGAGCTTATCTTACCCATAGCAAGCTCTCACCCTCTTTATCCAACACCGCCATTTTGTCACTAACTAAACCATAAATAAAGTaaatttttataaaactacagatattttaataaaattatcaccaactacagatttaaacaataatttataaaactaCTGATTTATCGtcaattttatcgtaaaactatatatattttagtaaaattattataaaaatatagatctaAGTAACAatttataaaactacaaatttaacaccgattttatcgtaaaactacatattctagAGAAATTATTCACAGCTCTGTTACCATAACGACCAGATCTCACTTGCAGTATCACAACAGCTGTTAGCTTATGAATCTATtgttttgcgataaaattgatattatatttgtagttttgtgaaattattgtttatctatagttttacaataattttgttAAGTATCAGTAATTTTGTGATAAAATTGTTACTAATTCTATAGTTATATGAAACTATTGTTTGAATGGtagttttattattattttattaaaatatcagTAGTTTTACTAAATCTACTCCATTAAATTTGAAGATCTGTTTGTAGCCCTAGAAGGATTCATCATGCAAAAAGATCGTAGAAGGATAAAGCGATGTCATCGAACAGATTCGCTCTGGGCTGCCACTTTCTTTCCCATTTATAAGGGCAAGGTGAGCACCGCAACACACACAATCTTGGCTCCTGGCGCGCGCGGGGAGAGAGAGGTAGGCAGCCGTTGCTTGGTCGCCGTAGCTAGCTGCCTGCTTCCTCCTGACTCGCGTGAGTAGATGCTCTCATTTCCCTTCCGGCGTCTGCTCGCCTCTGCTCCTTCCTTGGAATCTCGCCCTGCACTTATTCCCTCACCTGTCTCTGCATCCTAGCTTAGCTTCTAGCTAGCGCGCAGACAGCCAGCAAGCGAGCTGCGAGCTAGAGAGACAGAGGTGTGGTTTCTTTCCGTGCGACTGCACCCTGCTGGCCTGCTGCTTTGAAGACTTGCTCAGGTCTCAAAGCACTCAAACCTTGTCCCTTGCTCGCAAACCATTGCCGCCTCATCCTGTTCCGCTTCTCGGGCACCGCGCGCGCAGCACCTGCTCtgttcactctctctctcttctcgcAGGCAGGCAGCCTTTCCCTTGCCGGTCGCCATCTGCATTTATATACCCCCTTCTGGTCTCCTGCTTGCCTCTGTGCAGCTACAGTAGTTCAGTGCCGTGCTCGTGACTCGTGAGGTTTCTTCGTTGCTGAGCTGAGGAGAGGGGAGCTCGGAGGGAAGCGGCGATCATGGCGTGGAGCGGCCGGCTCGGAGAGGCCGGGGACAGCGGTCTCGAGCTCAGCCTTGGCCTTCCAGCCTACTTCACCATGCCCTCAGGTTTAAGTTCTTCGTCTTGCTCTGCTCTTGTTTTTCTTGGTAAAAATGGCTCCAAGTTTTGATCTTGATTCTTGACGCCTCTGTTCGCTTGATGGCGCCTCAGGtttggccggcggcgaggagccTAGTGACACTTCTGCTTTCCCTCTGCAAGCTGCCAAAGGAAGCAATGGCTCCAAGGCAAGGTTGGTACCGTTGTACCGATACTGAGTTCTCTTCTCCTGTTGCCGCGTCAATCTCTCTTTGATTCCACTATGAAAAAGTTGAATTTTGTATGCTTGCGATGTCGTGCAATCCGTCAGGCCAGCAGCTGCTCCGGTGGTGGGGTGGCCGCCAGTGCGTTCGTTCCGGAGGAACCTCGCCTCCTCCAGACCGCCGCCTCAGTCGTCGTCGGCTCATCAGGATGGCGGAGGCAAAGACGGCGGCGCGAAGGCCGGCGCCGAGCTCGGCCTGTTCGTGAAGATAAACATGGACGGCGTGCCGATCGGGAGGAAGGTCGACCTCAGGGCCTACGGCGGCTACgccgagctctccgccgccGTCGGCAAGCTCTTCCGCGGCCTGCTCGCCGGTATGTCAGTCCACCCCGCACCATCTCCAAGAACGGCGTCGTGCACCGTACTCTGGCCATGTGCTCGCTCATCATGCAAAAATATTGCGATCGCGCAGCTCAGAGGGATCCAGCCCCGGCCGCCGCAAGCCGACTCCGCGGCGAAGAGGAAGAGGATCTGGtgatcggcggcggcggtgagtaCACTCTGGTGTACGAGGATGAGGAGGGCGACAGGGTGCTGGTCGGCGACGTCCCGTGGGAGTAAGTCGAAACGATCTGACAGTTTACATCCTCATCAAGAGCTCTGCACTGCATCACGATGTTAATTTCTTCGGATCCTCACATGGCCAAGTGCAATCTCTGCCGCAGGATGTTCGTGGCCACGGCGAAGCGGCTGCGCGTGCTCAAGAGCTCCGACCTGCCGGCGTCGTCGGTGAGTCTCCGCACACTTGAACTTCAGAGTGAAAGTTTTGGCCTGGCAAATCACACCATGTCACTGACGAACTAACCCCCAGTATCGTCGGCCCTTGGCAGTTGAGAGCAGGGGGCAGGAAGAGGGCTGCAGCTGACTGCTGAAGCTGAACCGTGCTCTGCTCCCACGCATCGATGGTCAGCTTGTAAAAATCTCCAAGTGGAGGATGGAGGAGTGCCGCAAAGCTCGGGCCTGCCCTTTTTTGATGTCTCTGTCACGCTGTCAATAGTAGTATGAGAACAAGTCGTAATTGGTATTACGATGGGTCGTGTGATGAAACAGTATTAGTGCTGCTAGTAATTGGAATAGCAACAGTGGTGGTGGTGTTAACGAATCTATGGCCGGTGTTGCCTCTTTTTGGTGTAATTTCTGGATGCATGCGTCTCGTTGGTGTGTGTCGAGCTGATCTAAAATGTGGAGTCGACTTTGACGGTCGTCGTTGAAATCTGAACTCGAACTTGCTTCGTTCCAAGTAGTGCTTCCTGATAGTTTGATGGAACCTGGCACGATTATTACAGAGAGGACGAGAGGTGGTGCAAGAGTTGTTCGGGTGCAAGAGTCTGAATCGGGTTTCTCAGGTGCGGTTGCGAGAGCCCCTCCGCTTTCACGCCGCTGTCCTTGCTCCCGGTTTGTCTCTACTGTTTAGTTTCGGCCGATCGGCGGCGTAGGGTTCGCGTGGCCTTGTGCTGCTAGGCGCTTTTGTTTCTTTCGTGTCATTGCGGTTTAGTGGAACAAGGTGGGTAAAGTTACAGTTGTGGACAGTTTGAGGGTTTTTAATCGAgacattttctttttattttgaattaaaaattgaaaCGATCAGACCGGATGGGGGGTGTAGTGTTCCGAGAGGCGATTTTGGCGTCTCGAGACCAGGGGCGATCGACGGGGGATCCTGGCGAGTTCGCCGGAGCTCTGGCTGATGAGTGGGCGGTGGTTGAGCGTGTGACAGCTGACGCATTCCCTGCTACCCCTGAGGCGTGTTTTTGGCTGGTCTCGTCGCGACTGGTGATCGGGTTGCAGGTGCCCAGACCTGCGTCTTCCTGCACTCAGGCTAGTTCTCGAGAGGAGGGGCTCGGAGTGGCAGGATTGCGATTTCATTCAGAGGGGAGCGCAAGGAGGAGTGTTTGTGATGGTGTTGACATTGATGGTCCTCTGAATCCCAGGTCTGGCCCGTCCAAGAGCCTAGTCTGGTCAGGTGTCTCGGCCCGGCCCAAGTGGGCGTTTGGTACTTGCGTTGATGATATCTACGGGCATTCCTGGAGGGATCCAGTCGGCAGTTGGTGGTGGGTTCCGAGAGGGAGCGAACTCGAGGCGACATGGCTAGGGTTTCCAGAGAGAGCAGCGGAGATCCGCTGGTTTGGAGCCTCGACGCGGCGAATTGTTCGTGCGGTGCCGTGAAGAGTGGATTCTCGATCGTTTTGGGCGGTGGTTCGAGGCGATATGAACCGCAACCCTGGGAAGGAGAGGATGGCAGGTGGTCCAACCTATCGATCTGGGGTTAGAGTTGACCCAAATCGTAGGGATGGGCCACCGCGGGGAAGAGATGCTAGAGATGCTAAAGATTGGCGTAGATATGGAAGAGATCAACAACCTCGCAGCGAAGGTAATGTGGTTTTTGGTAGAGATGATTCGGTTTTGGGGGGTAGAGATGGCCATTTCAacactgtcggtgaatcaggaaccaggggtctccgAATCCCAAGGGCAGgacagcaatccgccacgtggcgccatcccgcggggtctcctccgcgaggtaaaaaagactaagtcccgggagagggcgctcggggccacggtcagtggtccccgagtacccgggttccccgatgatctgcgaagactgaAGCGACcggggagaaagtgctcggggaggggAACAGTGACCTccaagcacccaagtccccagacgaccaggagaaccgagtaccgggagaggtgtgcccggggctgcgagcagtagccccccgggcacccgagtaccccgaggactcaaggaaggtggttctgggagagagtgctcgggactgcgagcagtggcccccgagcactcggttccccgacgacccaggaagcctcCCGTCAGTGGCCCTCACAGGGgcccagcgatgaggtgtcagccagtgaaaggcccgaggccgcatttaagagcgcgcgtggcctgtcacctccaactgctcccaccacgctcggtgtcagttcctgtcatattctggcagaagggcgtggggacatttaatgcacgggtcccatcctaTGCCatctggcgcgcctcgggatagcattgCGAgacccgaggcgttccgtctgccgcgctgctgtgacaggcgaacaagaccgggcgggcacaccgggccactctacggctgcccggtgggccctctccacggcgcccgttgccagcgccatcatgacaactgaagaccgggcgcggggcgcattttcaacccccgtcacttcgcacagaggctatgatgacgcctttttcaTTTATgatgtcttggaacttgtgccctcccattcggggcacgctaccgccggcgggtatttaaagcgatcggcagcacggacaaaaggAGGTCTGAAATCTGAGGAGGCTGAAGGGTGAGTTAATTGGAAGgcaacgctcgaactctcagacaaGCGCACCTAGAGCCAACAGGCACATACAGAttgaagaacaccttcgtacgagcatagaaaccgaagaacaaggagccccaggctctaggatagacatacattcttgtaactagcacattcctgagagacattctcagggcatttatagcatctacacaggagtagggtgttacgcgcagtgcggcccgaacctgtcaaaaAATCCCCCAgggcatttactcttttctgcattagatcattcctcatcacctgccattgcattcatatccatttatttctccagcaaacatattcagaatcatccccctggccgaatctctaaaaaggggtccctcaggatccctgcgataggagctaaccctccgatAAACACCAGTAGAGATGGATCTTCTGGATATGATAGAGTTGGGCAAAGGAACAATAATCGAGAGGGGTGACAGCAGTTGGATAGAGATTCAGATCTGCAGAAGTTTGATGGAGAGTGCTCTGCTCACTCTGGTTTAGGTGATGGTGCGTTTCGACATTCCAAGAAGAGAAGACTTGATGAGCGGGATGAGAGTTCTGTAGAGTTGGAACAAGATTTGCACAACAAACTCAAAAGAGACCAAGAGGACAAACGCAAAGGATTGGTGGATTTTTCAAAATCTGCGGGACAGGAGGGCAAAGAGAAGATCCTTGGTTCCAATGCTGTTGAGATGTTTTGTTATAACTGCAATGAACCTGGTCATCACAGAGCAGTTTGTACTAAGCCTCCCCTCTGTTACAGCTGTAAGAAGACTGGGCACAAAGCTACATCATGtccaaaaaaaaagggggatGAGGGTCTGTGGTTTTGGTATTTCAGGCATGGGTTTCTATAGTATGCATATCCCTTTTGGGAAGAAAGCTGGGAATAACAAAGAGGTTTGGGGAGTGATGACTATTGAGAGAGGAAAAACAACTGTGGAGATTGTCAATAAAGAGATGGTTCATCTGTTTAGAGGTCAAAAAGGGTGGCAAATCAGACAAAGGTCTGAGCATGAATTTATGATCACCTTTCCAGATGATGATATGAGGTATCAGTTGACCAGATTCAAAGGCTTTGAATTCCAAAATGTTGATAATTCTGTGATTAAAGCCAATGTGAAGCCCACTGAGATGTCTGCAGAGGCTTCTAGTTTTCTAGAGGTGATTTGGGTCAAAGCTTATGGCATCCTTGACTATGCCAAATATGATGAAGTTGTCACTGAGTTAGCTTTCTTAGTGGGTGATCCTATAGAAGTTGATGAGCATTCCTTGAATAAACCTGGACCTGTCACTCATGTCAAATTAGAGGGGAAACTGAGGTTTTTATAAATGGTGCTGGGCATAAGATATCATGGAAGGTTGAGCCTGCTGGCAAACATGATCCCCCTCCATCTGACAACTCCTCTTCCAAATTTGACAGACATGGTGataaggatgaggatgatgcaGAAGATTCGGGGGAGGATTCCATAGGTAGCCATGATTCGGGTTTTAGAAGACTAATGCATGAA
This region includes:
- the LOC133898355 gene encoding auxin-responsive protein IAA16-like isoform X5 yields the protein MAWSGRLGEAGDSGLELSLGLPAYFTMPSGLAGGEEPSDTSAFPLQAAKGSNGSKARPAAAPVVGWPPVRSFRRNLASSRPPPQSSSAHQDGGGKDGGAKAGAELGLFVKINMDGVPIGRKVDLRAYGGYAELSAAVGKLFRGLLAAQRDPAPAAASRLRGEEEEDLVIGGGGEYTLVYEDEEGDRVLVGDVPWEMFVATAKRLRVLKSSDLPASSLRAGGRKRAAADC
- the LOC133898355 gene encoding auxin-responsive protein IAA16-like isoform X2, whose translation is MAWSGRLGEAGDSGLELSLGLPAYFTMPSGLAGGEEPSDTSAFPLQAAKGSNGSKARPAAAPVVGWPPVRSFRRNLASSRPPPQSSSAHQDGGGKDGGAKAGAELGLFVKINMDGVPIGRKVDLRAYGGYAELSAAVGKLFRGLLAAQRDPAPAAASRLRGEEEEDLVIGGGGEYTLVYEDEEGDRVLVGDVPWEMFVATAKRLRVLKSSDLPASSICVSPQAIIYRVISFMRRWRVLTKAGDRIHLDDIVQKLKMEVDNIQQQLLLTWIPTEIG
- the LOC133898355 gene encoding auxin-responsive protein IAA16-like isoform X3, which gives rise to MAWSGRLGEAGDSGLELSLGLPAYFTMPSGLAGGEEPSDTSAFPLQAAKGSNGSKARPAAAPVVGWPPVRSFRRNLASSRPPPQSSSAHQDGGGKDGGAKAGAELGLFVKINMDGVPIGRKVDLRAYGGYAELSAAVGKLFRGLLAAQRDPAPAAASRLRGEEEEDLVIGGGGEYTLVYEDEEGDRVLVGDVPWEMFVATAKRLRVLKSSDLPASSVSLRTLELQSESFGLANHTMSLTN
- the LOC133898355 gene encoding auxin-responsive protein IAA16-like isoform X1, with the protein product MAWSGRLGEAGDSGLELSLGLPAYFTMPSGLAGGEEPSDTSAFPLQAAKGSNGSKARPAAAPVVGWPPVRSFRRNLASSRPPPQSSSAHQDGGGKDGGAKAGAELGLFVKINMDGVPIGRKVDLRAYGGYAELSAAVGKLFRGLLAAQRDPAPAAASRLRGEEEEDLVIGGGGEYTLVYEDEEGDRVLVGDVPWEMFVATAKRLRVLKSSDLPASSDGVLLGADTRATEDSIVSGIWVSHVSEKILKLDILFASKICEISKFLIRDTTTFNSELTSLI
- the LOC133898355 gene encoding auxin-responsive protein IAA16-like isoform X4, with amino-acid sequence MAWSGRLGEAGDSGLELSLGLPAYFTMPSGLAGGEEPSDTSAFPLQAAKGSNGSKARPAAAPVVGWPPVRSFRRNLASSRPPPQSSSAHQDGGGKDGGAKAGAELGLFVKINMDGVPIGRKVDLRAYGGYAELSAAVGKLFRGLLAAQRDPAPAAASRLRGEEEEDLVIGGGGEYTLVYEDEEGDRVLVGDVPWEMFVATAKRLRVLKSSDLPASSYRRPLAVESRGQEEGCS